Proteins from a single region of Bacillota bacterium:
- a CDS encoding IclR family transcriptional regulator has product MLEQAIDLDKDIKDIDKYTVKTVERAFQILDCFWENGPQIGVTEVCNKLGINSNMAFRLLMTMEKAGYISQDPSTNKFQLTLKVLQLSRVALNAMEIRRQSMPYLEALSREYRAANVNLAVYEQGEVISIARFESEKVPRTYFHIGRRLPAHATGVGKILISELDDAELESVVNTRGLKKYTEKTISTLEELKKELEKVRHEGLAWDIEEHIPGVNCVAAPIRDGARRIIASVSLSAFEIHISLEELKEASVRLRETANSISHVMGFYSDY; this is encoded by the coding sequence GTGTTGGAACAGGCAATTGATCTGGATAAGGACATAAAAGACATAGATAAGTACACGGTAAAGACAGTTGAAAGGGCATTTCAGATACTGGACTGCTTCTGGGAGAATGGGCCGCAGATCGGCGTCACTGAGGTATGCAATAAACTAGGGATTAACTCTAATATGGCTTTCAGGCTCCTGATGACGATGGAAAAGGCAGGCTACATCTCCCAGGACCCGTCTACAAATAAGTTCCAGCTCACACTAAAGGTCCTCCAGCTCAGCAGGGTCGCCCTTAATGCCATGGAGATAAGAAGGCAGTCCATGCCTTACCTTGAGGCTTTATCGCGAGAGTATCGCGCCGCAAACGTTAACCTTGCCGTATACGAGCAGGGCGAAGTAATCTCTATCGCAAGGTTTGAAAGCGAGAAGGTCCCAAGGACGTATTTCCATATAGGTAGAAGGTTACCGGCTCATGCTACAGGTGTTGGCAAGATCCTGATATCGGAGCTGGATGATGCGGAATTGGAGAGTGTAGTAAACACTAGGGGCCTGAAGAAATACACCGAGAAGACCATCTCCACCCTCGAGGAGCTGAAGAAGGAACTCGAAAAGGTCCGCCATGAGGGACTGGCGTGGGATATCGAGGAACATATACCGGGCGTCAACTGCGTCGCTGCCCCCATTAGGGATGGTGCGAGGAGGATAATCGCGAGCGTAAGCCTCAGCGCATTTGAGATTCACATAAGTCTCGAAGAACTTAAAGAGGCCTCTGTGCGGTTACGGGAGACAGCGAATAGCATATCCCATGTCATGGGGTTCTATAGCGATTATTAG
- a CDS encoding NAD(P)-dependent oxidoreductase, translating to MSIKENIGFIGLGSMGKSMAKNLLKAGFPLTVYDIRLEPVEELKGLGASGAASPREVGAKSDIIFVMVLNFPQVESCTFGDDGVLAGMKPGSTLIVTSTIAPSEIKKVAEAAAAKGVNVLDSPVSGGARGAAAGTLTMMVAGSDDVFEACKDALFAVGSNTIKVGNEIGIGQVVKAANQLLVSVHLVAIGEAMVLGTKAGADPEIMYEVIRKSAGNCWMFEDKMPTILEGDFSTRGALDIQIKDLNICLMTGKELNVPLFTSAVAREVFLWANAMGLGRQDASAIIKVFEQVAGVEVRKRSK from the coding sequence ATGAGTATAAAAGAGAATATAGGCTTCATTGGCCTTGGCTCGATGGGTAAATCGATGGCCAAAAATCTCTTGAAGGCAGGGTTCCCCCTAACAGTCTATGATATCAGGCTGGAGCCCGTGGAGGAGCTGAAAGGCCTCGGCGCGAGTGGGGCAGCAAGCCCCAGGGAAGTGGGAGCCAAATCTGATATAATATTCGTGATGGTTCTCAATTTCCCCCAGGTTGAATCGTGCACTTTCGGAGATGACGGAGTCCTGGCCGGGATGAAGCCGGGTAGCACCCTGATCGTTACGAGCACGATTGCTCCATCGGAGATCAAAAAGGTGGCTGAGGCCGCGGCAGCGAAGGGCGTAAACGTCCTTGACTCGCCTGTAAGCGGCGGGGCGAGAGGCGCGGCGGCAGGCACGTTGACCATGATGGTCGCCGGGTCCGATGATGTCTTTGAGGCCTGCAAGGACGCGCTTTTTGCAGTTGGGTCTAACACCATTAAGGTCGGCAATGAGATTGGAATCGGGCAGGTCGTGAAGGCTGCAAATCAGCTCCTCGTTTCAGTCCACCTCGTTGCCATCGGCGAGGCCATGGTCCTCGGCACCAAGGCAGGGGCCGATCCTGAGATCATGTATGAGGTCATCAGGAAGAGCGCGGGCAACTGCTGGATGTTTGAGGACAAGATGCCCACGATTCTGGAGGGGGATTTCTCCACGAGGGGGGCTCTGGATATACAGATCAAAGATCTTAACATCTGTTTGATGACGGGCAAGGAGTTAAATGTGCCGCTCTTCACGAGCGCTGTCGCGCGCGAAGTGTTCTTGTGGGCCAATGCGATGGGGCTCGGGCGGCAGGATGCATCCGCTATTATTAAAGTATTTGAGCAGGTCGCCGGGGTAGAGGTGCGTAAGCGAAGCAAGTAA
- a CDS encoding tripartite tricarboxylate transporter permease: protein MTAIITLFTELLKLITLQNILLLSVSTTAGIIIGALPGLTATMGIALLTGLTYGMSTDAALVVLMGIYVGAIYGGSISAVLIGIPGTGSAAATVLDGHPLALKGEGGTALGLATIASFLGTLFGMVCLAGFTPLLQRIALDFTSPEFFLLAVFGVMICGSLTAQGIPLKGWIAGFIGLAASCVGLEGIHGYPRYTFGSVGLMGGLAFVPAMIGMFGIPSILSELAKVNAAARVASVGKGGASVMMLLRRYLATILRSGLLGVWIGAIPGVGEDVAAWMSYDLARRSSKHPERFGKGDYEGVVAPETGNNSAIGGALIPLLSLAIPGSAPTAVLLGALWLHGIRPGPMLTFEFPTFISYMSALLLLAAFTMRFFGWLICKVAPKVLQVPAFMLMPIVAVLSVIGSYALNINMFDLYVMFAFGIIGYFMDRMKYPVAPTVLGIILGPLADTNFRRTLLASNGSLLPFFTRPLSIAIDILILYAILSQTKVTGRIIEAVRRRFGHANAEA, encoded by the coding sequence ATGACGGCGATAATAACACTATTCACTGAGCTTTTGAAGCTAATAACCCTGCAGAATATTCTTTTACTCTCCGTGAGCACCACAGCAGGCATAATTATCGGCGCCCTCCCCGGGCTGACGGCCACTATGGGTATAGCCCTCTTAACAGGGCTTACATATGGGATGTCGACCGACGCAGCCCTGGTGGTCCTGATGGGAATCTATGTCGGAGCCATCTACGGAGGATCTATATCGGCTGTCTTGATTGGGATACCTGGTACCGGGTCCGCCGCAGCAACAGTGCTTGACGGGCACCCGCTGGCCTTGAAGGGTGAGGGTGGGACAGCGCTAGGCCTGGCAACTATCGCTTCTTTCCTGGGGACGTTGTTTGGCATGGTTTGCCTTGCGGGCTTCACGCCGCTCTTACAGAGAATCGCACTGGATTTTACATCCCCGGAATTCTTCCTACTGGCTGTCTTTGGTGTTATGATCTGTGGCTCCCTGACGGCACAAGGCATCCCCCTAAAGGGATGGATAGCGGGGTTCATCGGCCTTGCAGCATCATGTGTAGGATTAGAGGGGATTCACGGGTACCCGCGTTACACCTTCGGGAGCGTTGGCCTCATGGGCGGCCTCGCTTTCGTACCGGCGATGATTGGGATGTTTGGCATTCCCAGCATACTTTCGGAATTGGCTAAGGTAAACGCGGCTGCCAGGGTAGCGAGCGTCGGTAAGGGCGGCGCATCGGTTATGATGCTCTTGAGGAGATACCTCGCGACGATACTGAGATCAGGCCTCCTTGGCGTCTGGATTGGCGCGATCCCGGGGGTCGGCGAAGATGTAGCGGCATGGATGTCGTATGATCTAGCCCGCAGGAGCAGCAAACACCCTGAGAGATTCGGGAAGGGCGACTATGAGGGCGTGGTGGCACCCGAGACTGGTAATAATTCCGCTATAGGTGGGGCCCTTATCCCCCTATTGAGCCTCGCTATCCCGGGAAGCGCACCGACTGCAGTTCTCCTCGGGGCACTTTGGCTTCACGGAATTCGGCCAGGTCCCATGCTGACATTCGAGTTCCCGACGTTTATTTCCTATATGAGTGCACTGCTGCTACTGGCGGCATTCACCATGAGGTTCTTTGGGTGGTTGATCTGCAAGGTCGCGCCTAAGGTGCTTCAAGTCCCTGCCTTTATGCTGATGCCAATCGTGGCAGTCCTGTCAGTCATTGGTAGTTATGCGTTAAATATCAATATGTTCGATCTCTATGTGATGTTCGCTTTCGGTATAATAGGATATTTCATGGACAGGATGAAGTACCCCGTTGCACCAACTGTGCTGGGGATAATTTTAGGTCCCCTTGCCGACACGAATTTCCGGCGCACGTTACTTGCATCGAACGGGAGCCTGTTACCCTTCTTCACGAGGCCACTTTCGATCGCCATAGATATTTTGATCCTTTACGCCATATTGAGCCAGACGAAGGTGACGGGTAGAATCATCGAAGCTGTAAGGCGTAGGTTCGGCCACGCAAATGCCGAAGCCTGA
- a CDS encoding tripartite tricarboxylate transporter TctB family protein, translated as MENVGNKEDVRKLRKADLVTSVFLFIFGLLFLIGALKMPVAEFVRYTGTRAGMYTAPGIFPAFVGIIIMLEAVLLFRVGLLESGGIIREDLRGAAAYFRGKEFQRLIIALALIVLYIFGMLGRIRYEVATFIFLFATMAIFRDRKTSLVKIAIISVLVAVAVGYGFSKFARIPLP; from the coding sequence ATGGAGAATGTGGGGAATAAAGAGGATGTCAGGAAGCTTCGAAAAGCCGATCTGGTAACGAGCGTATTCTTGTTCATCTTCGGACTTCTCTTCCTTATAGGCGCCTTGAAGATGCCGGTTGCAGAGTTTGTCCGGTACACAGGAACGCGTGCGGGGATGTATACCGCCCCGGGCATTTTCCCTGCGTTTGTGGGGATCATCATCATGCTGGAGGCTGTGCTACTTTTCCGGGTCGGGCTCTTAGAATCCGGTGGTATTATAAGAGAGGATTTAAGGGGAGCGGCCGCATATTTCAGAGGGAAGGAATTCCAGAGGCTGATTATCGCCCTTGCATTAATCGTGCTTTATATCTTCGGTATGCTGGGCCGTATTCGATATGAGGTCGCGACCTTCATATTCTTGTTTGCAACCATGGCCATCTTCCGGGACAGGAAGACGTCGCTCGTGAAGATAGCGATAATCTCCGTCTTGGTGGCTGTTGCGGTCGGCTATGGTTTTTCGAAATTCGCCAGGATACCGTTACCGTAG
- a CDS encoding tripartite tricarboxylate transporter substrate binding protein: protein MFRSVNQKVVFGLFICVDLILAAFGIASAATWKPTRPVTIVCWAGAGGATDLSNRAIAQALQKEMGVPFQVVNMLGGSGGVAANHVWNQKRDGYTILGVSETVHGVAVLGVFDKPSSVWDLFMIMGSPGVISVPASSPYKTFQDLIDAAKKKTIKAAASQAGSVWSLKLIQVQEAAGVKFHRLPYEGSHPSQVAALSNEVDCVLTALAEQREYILAKKLRPLAIIEREGADLEGYGHIPSIADFYPDFKKLPIIMQWVGIALPNDTPEDIKAAYHAAFDKAMKSKEVVDVAKNMGFKLFGLHGDKVKSLQKQLDSVFSWTLYDAGFAQKSPEEFNIPRP, encoded by the coding sequence TTGTTCAGAAGCGTTAATCAGAAAGTTGTGTTCGGATTGTTTATCTGTGTTGACTTAATACTTGCAGCCTTCGGCATTGCCTCCGCAGCGACGTGGAAACCGACCCGTCCGGTAACGATTGTATGCTGGGCCGGCGCGGGCGGGGCCACAGACCTTTCAAATCGTGCGATAGCCCAGGCACTCCAGAAGGAGATGGGTGTTCCATTTCAGGTCGTGAACATGCTCGGGGGTTCAGGCGGTGTCGCCGCCAACCATGTCTGGAACCAGAAACGCGATGGCTACACGATTCTTGGGGTATCTGAGACGGTCCACGGCGTGGCGGTCCTCGGGGTCTTTGACAAACCATCATCAGTATGGGATCTCTTCATGATAATGGGGAGCCCTGGCGTCATATCAGTGCCTGCGTCATCACCCTATAAGACATTCCAGGACCTCATCGATGCGGCTAAGAAAAAGACCATAAAGGCAGCAGCCTCGCAGGCCGGTAGCGTCTGGAGCTTGAAGCTCATCCAGGTCCAGGAGGCTGCAGGGGTCAAGTTCCACCGTCTACCTTATGAGGGGAGTCACCCGTCGCAGGTCGCAGCGCTTTCCAATGAGGTTGATTGCGTCCTGACCGCCCTTGCAGAGCAGAGGGAATACATCCTTGCCAAGAAGCTGCGTCCACTTGCGATCATCGAGAGGGAAGGTGCCGACCTGGAAGGTTACGGGCATATTCCATCGATCGCCGACTTCTATCCCGATTTCAAAAAGCTTCCTATCATTATGCAGTGGGTCGGGATTGCTTTACCAAATGATACGCCTGAAGATATCAAAGCTGCTTACCATGCCGCATTTGATAAAGCAATGAAATCCAAAGAGGTTGTTGATGTTGCGAAGAATATGGGCTTTAAATTGTTCGGACTACACGGTGATAAGGTGAAGAGCTTACAGAAGCAGCTTGACTCGGTCTTCTCGTGGACTCTATATGATGCGGGATTCGCGCAGAAATCACCTGAAGAGTTCAACATACCTAGACCTTAG
- a CDS encoding GntR family transcriptional regulator yields MSWLGLGKLESYNTLSSVVYNRLKQAILEGRLEPGQKLVALQIAEEMGVSRMPVREALKRLEAEGFVFSSPHKEAVVADLSPEDIERIYEIRRVLEAFAIRKACLNITENQIKELERIVEEAEVLMKRGEDGLFQEKNDEFHFALFEAADNDKLAQILTNLWEQCKYYRALGTVLKGKPEVSLAEHRGIIKAIRDGDPDTAERILMEHTNRPANALVEFLKMREAGKRRAPAAHL; encoded by the coding sequence GTGAGCTGGCTTGGATTGGGTAAATTAGAATCTTACAATACGCTTTCCTCCGTGGTGTATAACAGGTTGAAGCAAGCCATTCTCGAGGGCAGGCTGGAACCCGGGCAGAAGCTGGTGGCTTTGCAGATCGCAGAGGAGATGGGCGTGAGCCGCATGCCCGTGCGTGAGGCGCTGAAGCGCCTGGAGGCAGAGGGGTTTGTCTTCTCCTCACCGCATAAAGAGGCGGTGGTCGCCGATCTCTCGCCAGAGGACATCGAGAGGATATATGAGATTCGCCGGGTGCTGGAGGCGTTCGCCATCCGGAAGGCCTGCCTCAATATAACTGAGAATCAGATCAAGGAGCTGGAGCGAATCGTGGAGGAGGCTGAGGTCTTGATGAAACGCGGGGAGGACGGACTCTTCCAGGAAAAGAATGACGAGTTTCATTTTGCCCTATTTGAGGCGGCCGATAACGATAAGCTTGCCCAGATCCTTACAAACCTCTGGGAGCAGTGTAAGTATTATAGGGCCCTAGGCACGGTTTTAAAGGGTAAACCGGAGGTATCCTTGGCCGAGCACAGAGGGATCATAAAGGCTATCCGCGATGGTGATCCGGATACTGCAGAGAGGATCCTCATGGAGCATACCAATCGCCCGGCTAATGCCCTGGTTGAGTTCCTGAAGATGAGAGAGGCGGGGAAGAGAAGGGCACCAGCGGCTCATTTGTGA
- the ilvD gene encoding dihydroxy-acid dehydratase, whose amino-acid sequence MRSDMVKKGLERAPHRSLFKAMGYTDEELERPLVAVVNAASEIIPGHIHLDDIVEGVKAGIRAAGGTPVEFPAIGVCDGIAMGHEGMKYSLATRELIADSVECMVRAHGFDAVVLVPNCDKIVPGMLMAAARLDLPAIVVSGGPMLAGRYEGKNIDLNSMYEGVGAVAAGKMTGEELARMEDVACPGCGSCSGMFTANSMNCLVEALGIGLPGNGTIPAVSAARRRLAKRAGAKVMELLERGITPSMILTRAAFENALTVDMAMGCSTNTALHLPAIANEVGIRIDLDMINDISGRTPHLCSLRPAGPYHIQDLDEAGGIPAVMKELAGKGLLHLDVLTATGAPLGEVLDGAPGRRADSDVIRGADRPYHMDGGLAALKGSLAPDGAIVKKSAVKDEMLVHRGPARVFDSEEDANRAIMGGAIKPGDVVVIRYEGPKGGPGMREMLGPTSVIAGMGLDDSVALITDGRFSGATRGAAIGHVSPEAAEGGPIALIRDGDIISIDIPNKRLDLEVSDAELDVRRAGWRAPEPRVKKGYLARYARIVSSASQGAVVEGRA is encoded by the coding sequence ATGCGGAGCGATATGGTTAAGAAAGGCCTTGAACGGGCCCCTCACAGGTCGCTGTTCAAGGCGATGGGATACACTGACGAGGAATTGGAAAGGCCCCTGGTGGCTGTGGTCAACGCGGCGAGCGAGATCATCCCGGGCCATATTCACCTCGACGATATAGTCGAGGGCGTGAAGGCCGGCATCCGGGCGGCGGGCGGCACGCCTGTGGAGTTCCCGGCTATAGGGGTCTGCGACGGCATCGCCATGGGGCATGAGGGCATGAAGTATTCGCTTGCGACTCGCGAGTTGATTGCGGATTCCGTGGAGTGCATGGTGCGGGCCCACGGGTTTGACGCCGTCGTGCTCGTCCCCAATTGTGACAAGATCGTGCCCGGCATGCTGATGGCCGCGGCCAGGCTGGACCTGCCGGCGATTGTGGTGAGCGGCGGGCCGATGCTGGCTGGCCGGTACGAGGGGAAGAACATCGACCTTAACAGCATGTACGAGGGCGTGGGGGCTGTGGCCGCCGGCAAGATGACCGGGGAGGAGCTCGCCAGGATGGAGGACGTGGCGTGCCCCGGGTGCGGGTCGTGCTCAGGCATGTTCACGGCGAATTCGATGAATTGCCTCGTCGAGGCGCTGGGCATCGGCCTGCCCGGCAACGGGACCATCCCGGCGGTGTCGGCCGCGCGGCGGAGGCTCGCGAAGCGGGCCGGCGCAAAGGTGATGGAGCTTCTCGAGCGCGGGATCACCCCGAGCATGATACTGACCAGGGCCGCTTTTGAGAACGCCCTTACCGTGGACATGGCGATGGGGTGCTCGACCAATACGGCGCTGCACCTGCCCGCGATCGCCAATGAGGTTGGGATCAGGATCGACCTCGACATGATCAACGACATAAGTGGGAGGACGCCCCATCTTTGCAGTCTGAGGCCGGCTGGGCCTTATCACATCCAGGATCTGGACGAGGCGGGGGGCATACCGGCGGTTATGAAGGAGCTGGCGGGCAAGGGCCTGCTTCACCTGGATGTCCTGACTGCGACCGGGGCGCCCCTGGGCGAGGTGCTTGACGGGGCCCCGGGGCGCAGGGCGGACTCCGATGTCATAAGGGGGGCTGACCGGCCTTACCATATGGATGGTGGGCTTGCGGCGCTCAAGGGCAGCCTGGCACCTGATGGGGCGATCGTCAAGAAATCGGCTGTCAAGGATGAGATGCTGGTTCACAGGGGGCCGGCCAGGGTCTTCGATTCGGAGGAGGATGCCAACAGGGCCATCATGGGCGGGGCCATAAAGCCCGGCGACGTTGTGGTGATCCGGTATGAAGGTCCCAAGGGGGGGCCCGGGATGCGTGAGATGCTCGGCCCTACATCGGTGATAGCCGGCATGGGCCTGGACGACAGCGTTGCCTTGATCACGGACGGCAGGTTCTCAGGCGCGACGCGGGGCGCCGCTATAGGCCATGTCTCGCCGGAGGCTGCGGAGGGAGGGCCGATAGCCCTTATTAGGGACGGCGATATCATCTCGATCGACATTCCAAATAAGCGGCTCGACCTGGAGGTAAGCGATGCGGAGCTCGATGTGCGCCGCGCCGGGTGGAGGGCGCCCGAGCCGAGGGTGAAGAAGGGCTACCTGGCCCGGTACGCTAGGATCGTCTCGTCGGCGAGCCAGGGAGCCGTGGTTGAGGGGCGGGCGTAG
- a CDS encoding citramalate synthase, translated as MRQVKLYDTTLRDGAQMEGISFSVEDKIRIAQRLDEFGVDYIEGGWPGSNPKDVEFFEYAKSLKLHNAVISAFCSTRRAGVAAEDDANLAAVLKSGVRAVAVFGKSWDFHVTHALGTTLEENLRMIEDSVRFLKRNGLEVVYDAEHFFDGYKADRDYAMKTIGAACEAGADVIVLCDTNGGTLPMEIDEIIRDVLNNISGPIGIHAHNDSGVAVANTLIAVGLGVNHVQGTINGYGERCGNADLCSVIPALRLKMGIECLTDEQLAELTGLSRFVDEVANMRPNTQRPFVGRSVFTHKGGIHVSALMKHPETYEHIEPELVGNRRRVVVSELAGASNIAYKAQEYSIPLERKSTGTKAVINAVKELEHQGYQFEGAEASFELLLKKTFGMHRSLFELEGFRLIVEKRESNGEPVAEASIKLRVGDRLLHTVAEGNGPVNALDGALRKALEDVYPELKNIKLTDYKVRVIDEASGTSAKVRVLIESTNERRTWGTVGVSTNIIEASWRALVDSIEYGLLYAIGPAETEVEIEPGLGPIK; from the coding sequence GTGCGGCAGGTCAAGCTGTATGATACCACATTGAGGGACGGTGCCCAGATGGAGGGTATTTCCTTCTCAGTTGAGGATAAGATTCGCATAGCCCAGCGCCTGGATGAGTTCGGCGTGGACTACATCGAGGGCGGCTGGCCGGGCTCTAACCCCAAGGATGTTGAGTTTTTTGAGTATGCGAAGTCTCTTAAGCTCCACAATGCCGTGATATCGGCATTCTGCAGCACCCGGAGGGCCGGCGTGGCCGCCGAGGATGACGCGAACCTCGCGGCGGTGCTCAAGTCCGGTGTGAGGGCGGTCGCGGTCTTCGGGAAGAGCTGGGATTTCCATGTAACCCACGCCCTCGGAACCACGCTTGAGGAGAACCTCCGCATGATCGAGGATTCCGTAAGGTTCTTGAAGCGCAACGGTCTCGAGGTAGTCTACGACGCCGAGCATTTCTTCGATGGCTACAAGGCGGACCGGGATTATGCGATGAAGACCATCGGTGCGGCCTGTGAGGCCGGGGCCGACGTGATCGTCCTTTGCGATACAAACGGCGGGACGCTTCCCATGGAGATCGACGAGATCATCCGGGATGTCTTGAATAACATCTCTGGGCCCATTGGGATCCACGCACACAATGACTCTGGCGTTGCCGTCGCCAACACCTTGATTGCCGTGGGGCTCGGAGTGAACCATGTGCAGGGGACTATCAACGGGTACGGGGAACGCTGCGGGAATGCGGATTTATGTTCAGTAATCCCCGCCTTGAGGTTGAAGATGGGGATAGAATGCCTTACGGACGAGCAGCTTGCCGAGCTGACGGGGCTCTCGCGATTCGTGGATGAAGTGGCGAATATGCGGCCCAATACACAACGGCCCTTTGTCGGCCGGAGCGTGTTCACGCATAAAGGTGGGATCCATGTCAGCGCCCTGATGAAACACCCGGAGACGTACGAGCATATAGAGCCGGAGCTGGTTGGAAACAGGAGACGCGTGGTGGTTTCGGAGCTCGCAGGGGCGAGCAATATAGCCTATAAGGCCCAGGAGTACTCGATCCCGCTCGAGCGCAAGTCAACAGGGACGAAGGCGGTGATCAACGCCGTCAAGGAGCTCGAGCATCAAGGCTACCAGTTTGAGGGGGCGGAGGCATCCTTTGAACTTCTTTTGAAGAAGACCTTCGGGATGCATAGGAGCCTGTTTGAGCTCGAGGGCTTCCGGTTGATCGTCGAGAAGCGTGAATCAAACGGGGAACCCGTCGCTGAGGCCAGCATAAAGTTGCGGGTAGGCGACAGGCTGCTCCACACGGTCGCCGAGGGGAATGGGCCCGTCAACGCCCTGGATGGGGCACTGCGCAAGGCGCTCGAGGATGTCTACCCTGAATTGAAGAATATCAAACTCACAGACTACAAGGTGCGGGTGATAGATGAGGCGTCGGGCACCTCGGCCAAGGTCAGGGTTCTCATCGAATCCACCAACGAGCGGCGTACATGGGGGACGGTAGGTGTCTCGACCAATATCATCGAGGCGAGCTGGCGCGCGCTCGTCGATAGCATCGAATACGGCCTGCTATACGCCATAGGCCCGGCGGAGACGGAGGTTGAGATTGAGCCAGGGCTGGGCCCCATTAAGTAG
- the leuD gene encoding 3-isopropylmalate dehydratase small subunit, translated as MRQEFAGRAWRFGDNIDTDVIIPARYLNTSDPAELAQHCMEDADPEFTKKIAAGDIIVAGTNFGCGSSREHAPVSIKAAGISCVIAKSFARIFFRNAINIGLPIFECPEAVDDAAAGDTIRINPEEGTIVNVTRGRCYRVPEFPPFMQKIINAGGLTQYVRERLAGEA; from the coding sequence GTGCGACAGGAGTTTGCAGGGAGAGCCTGGAGATTTGGGGATAATATCGACACTGATGTGATCATCCCGGCGAGGTACCTGAATACCTCGGATCCCGCGGAGCTCGCCCAGCATTGCATGGAGGATGCGGACCCCGAATTTACGAAAAAGATCGCCGCGGGGGATATTATCGTGGCGGGCACCAACTTCGGATGCGGCAGCTCGCGCGAGCACGCGCCGGTATCTATCAAGGCGGCCGGGATATCGTGCGTCATCGCCAAGTCCTTTGCCCGCATATTCTTCAGGAATGCGATAAATATAGGGCTGCCTATTTTCGAATGCCCCGAGGCTGTGGATGACGCGGCGGCAGGGGATACGATTCGCATCAATCCCGAAGAGGGGACGATAGTCAACGTGACCAGGGGGCGGTGCTACCGCGTACCGGAATTCCCGCCCTTTATGCAGAAGATCATCAATGCGGGCGGGCTGACCCAGTATGTGAGGGAAAGGCTCGCGGGCGAGGCGTAG
- the leuC gene encoding 3-isopropylmalate dehydratase large subunit: protein MTITEKILAKHSGKDRVEPGEFINARVDFVLANDVTAPPAIREFEKMGAKNVFDPERVALVPDHFVPNKDIKSAENSKLIREFARKQGIKYFFEVGRMGIEHVILPELGLVLPGDVVIGADSHTCTYGAIGAFSTGVGSTDMAAAMALGEIWLKVPLSLKFVYHGKRGKWVGGKDLILYTIGKIGVDGALYRAMEFTGEVVKSLSIDDRFTMANMAIEAGAKSGIFDPDEVALEYVRPRAVREYELYHSDPDARYEKVYEFDVSEIEPQVAFPHLPENARPVSEAGDVRIDQAIIGSCTNGRITDLRLAAEVLKGRQVHRDVRLIVIPGTQAVYRQALDEGLISIFIDSGAAVSTPTCGPCLGGHMGILAKGERAISTTNRNFVGRMGHPESEVYLANPAVAAASAVLGRIASPEEVA from the coding sequence ATGACCATTACCGAGAAGATTCTTGCAAAACATAGTGGCAAGGATCGCGTGGAGCCGGGCGAGTTCATTAACGCGAGGGTGGATTTCGTCCTCGCCAACGACGTGACAGCGCCCCCGGCGATCAGGGAGTTTGAGAAGATGGGCGCAAAGAACGTGTTTGACCCGGAGCGGGTGGCCCTGGTGCCGGATCACTTTGTGCCCAACAAGGATATAAAATCCGCCGAGAATAGCAAGCTCATACGTGAGTTCGCGAGGAAGCAGGGGATAAAGTACTTCTTCGAGGTCGGCAGGATGGGGATAGAGCATGTCATCCTGCCTGAGCTGGGCCTCGTGCTTCCAGGGGACGTTGTAATAGGTGCGGATTCTCATACGTGCACGTATGGCGCGATCGGGGCGTTCTCGACGGGCGTCGGGAGCACCGATATGGCGGCGGCCATGGCTCTAGGTGAGATATGGCTGAAGGTGCCCCTGAGTTTGAAGTTCGTCTACCACGGAAAGCGCGGGAAGTGGGTTGGTGGAAAGGACCTTATCCTGTATACTATAGGTAAGATCGGTGTGGATGGAGCGCTTTACAGGGCCATGGAATTCACGGGCGAGGTTGTGAAGAGCCTCTCCATCGACGACCGGTTCACCATGGCCAATATGGCTATCGAGGCCGGGGCGAAGAGCGGGATATTCGATCCCGACGAGGTTGCCCTGGAATACGTGCGGCCGAGGGCCGTCCGCGAGTATGAGCTTTATCACAGCGACCCGGATGCCCGGTATGAGAAGGTTTATGAATTTGACGTGAGCGAGATCGAGCCGCAGGTTGCATTCCCTCACCTCCCCGAGAATGCCAGGCCGGTAAGCGAGGCCGGCGATGTCCGAATCGACCAGGCGATAATAGGGTCGTGCACCAATGGGCGGATCACCGACCTCAGGCTCGCGGCGGAGGTCTTGAAGGGCAGGCAGGTGCATAGGGATGTGCGGCTCATAGTCATCCCCGGGACCCAGGCGGTCTACCGGCAGGCCCTCGATGAAGGGCTCATAAGCATCTTCATAGATTCGGGCGCCGCCGTGAGCACACCCACATGCGGCCCGTGCCTCGGCGGACATATGGGAATCCTGGCAAAGGGGGAGCGCGCCATCTCGACGACCAACCGGAATTTCGTCGGGCGGATGGGTCACCCCGAGAGTGAGGTATACCTGGCAAACCCGGCGGTCGCTGCGGCGTCCGCGGTGCTCGGGAGAATAGCTAGCCCTGAGGAGGTGGCGTAG